A single region of the Fusarium fujikuroi IMI 58289 draft genome, chromosome FFUJ_chr05 genome encodes:
- a CDS encoding related to potassium channel regulatory factor — protein MDFAALMNKELSKSKKSSGSEEKKYLKRSEIEAQRREAYLAEQKALEAEREAKAAAKRKREEDAAAENAAREEKRRKLAEDMRKRREEQEAEEERARRKRLGLPELVKAKSEDVKDGEHASEDIPEEELVEKLRGLGEPAVLFGENHSAKLRRYRKLTTVMTKGPIPTTLELVDEKDMKVTTELPKDKEGRKWLFRQLASYFTMVLTEYERAMEAEKRDTSASKTAYNAMVQTRENMKPLFRKFEQGELDDDILKPVTEIVQALQERRYVDANDGYLRLSIGKAAWPIGVTMVGIHERSAREKLHDGEKGHVMGDEVTRKYLQSIKRCLTFAQVRWPPTDLRQLMG, from the exons ATGGATTTCGCAGCGCTCATGAACAAAGAGCTCTcaaagagcaagaagagctCCGGTAGCGAGGAAAAGAAGTACCTGAAACGTTCAGAAATCGAAgcgcaaagaagagaagcataCCTTGCCGAACAAAAAGCCCTTGAGGCCGAGCGAGAAGccaaagcagcagcaaagcGCAAACGAGAGGAAGATGCCGCCGCCGAGAACGCCGCCCGCGAGGAGAAGCGTCGCAAACTTGCTGAGGACATGCGCAAAAGGCgcgaagagcaagaagctgaagaagaacgcGCCCGAAGGAAGCGACTTGGTTTGCCAGAGctggtcaaggccaagagcgAAGACGTTAAGGATGGTGAGCATGCCAGCGAGGATATACCAGAGGAGGAGCTCGTTGAAAAGTTGAGGGGGCTGGGTGAGCCAGCTGTATTGTTTGGGGAGAATCACTCTGCGAAACTGAGAAGATATCGCAAGTTGACGACAGTCATGACCAAGGGTCCTATACCGACAACGCTAGAACTCGTGGACGAGAAGGATATGAAGGTGACCACCGAATTACCAAAAGACAAGGAAGGTAGGAAGTGGCTATTTCGACAACTGGCAAGCTACTTTACGATGGTTCTTACAGAGTACGAGCGAGCTatggaggctgagaagcgGGATACAAGTGCCAGTAAAACGGCATATAATGCTATGGTACAGACGCGAGAGAACATGAAACCA CTATTCCGCAAATTTGAGCAAGGTGAACTCGATGACGACATTCTCAAGCCTGTTACAGAAATCGTTCAAGCTCTCCAAGAGCGTCGTTACGTGGACGCCAACGACGGGTATCTACGTCTGAGTATCGGCAAGGCAGCGTGGCCTATTGGTGTTACCATGGTAGGCATCCACGAGCGTAGCGCTCGTGAGAAGCTGCATGATGGAGAGAAGGGCCATGTCATGGGAGATGAGGTTACCCGCAAGTACCTTCAGAGCATCAAACGCTGCCTGACCTTTGCGCAAGTTCGATGGCCGCCCACAGACTTGCGACAGTTGATGGGCTAA